The following proteins are encoded in a genomic region of Nonomuraea muscovyensis:
- a CDS encoding carbohydrate ABC transporter permease, producing MTVLTQRAGAPPAKRALTRRGRPAGTIAPYLFVAPALLLFAAFKLYPIAWSFWLSLFRTDGALQTFAGAANYRRLVADPLFWTALGNTGIILLVQVPLMLALAMGLAVALNSPLLRFKGFIRLGFFMPMVTGLVAYGLLFAILLNPQSGLVNWALGLAGVDPVPWLTDGLWAKIAVGLALTWHYTGYNAVIYLARLQALPKDHYDAAAVDGAGAWHRFRHVTLPGLRPVMLLTLVMSTIGTLQLFDEPYVMTGGGPDNNTMTLGLYLYANGFRYFDFGYASAIAYALAVIIGILGVVQFKFLGDKP from the coding sequence ATGACCGTGCTCACGCAACGGGCCGGCGCCCCGCCGGCCAAGCGTGCCCTCACCCGCCGCGGACGGCCGGCCGGGACGATCGCGCCGTACCTGTTCGTGGCGCCGGCGCTGCTGCTGTTCGCGGCCTTCAAGCTGTACCCGATCGCCTGGTCGTTCTGGCTCAGCCTGTTCAGGACCGATGGCGCGTTGCAGACCTTCGCCGGGGCTGCGAACTACCGGCGCCTGGTCGCCGACCCGCTGTTCTGGACGGCCCTCGGCAACACCGGGATCATCCTGCTGGTCCAGGTGCCGCTCATGCTCGCGCTCGCGATGGGCCTGGCGGTGGCGCTCAATTCCCCGCTGCTGCGGTTCAAGGGCTTCATCCGGCTCGGGTTCTTCATGCCCATGGTCACCGGCCTGGTGGCCTACGGACTGCTCTTCGCGATCCTCCTCAACCCCCAGTCCGGTCTGGTCAACTGGGCGCTCGGCCTGGCCGGCGTCGACCCGGTCCCGTGGCTGACCGACGGCCTGTGGGCCAAGATCGCCGTCGGGCTCGCCCTGACCTGGCACTACACGGGCTACAACGCGGTGATCTACCTGGCCAGGCTGCAGGCGCTGCCCAAGGACCACTACGACGCCGCCGCGGTGGACGGGGCCGGGGCCTGGCACCGCTTCCGGCACGTCACGCTGCCCGGGCTGCGTCCCGTCATGCTGCTCACGCTGGTCATGTCCACGATCGGCACGCTCCAGCTCTTCGACGAGCCCTACGTCATGACCGGCGGCGGTCCGGACAACAACACGATGACGCTCGGGCTCTACCTGTACGCCAACGGCTTCAGGTACTTCGACTTCGGCTACGCCTCGGCCATCGCCTACGCGCTCGCCGTCATCATCGGGATCCTCGGCGTCGTCCAGTTCAAGTTCCTGGGAGACAAGCCATGA
- a CDS encoding ABC transporter substrate-binding protein, giving the protein MANLPRRRFLQLSALAAGGAALSACGGEGPAATPAAVGPTGAAAKGDITVWSWQGPAAMMKALVPDFHKAFPGIRVDVQDIGNPAIWDKITAGMAAGGQGLGDVLHIGVDYLPAYIEKFPGGLADLRPFGADRHRDSFAPGMWETVSREGKVYALPWEANSAGFYYRADLFEKAGVDVEALRTWDEVIEAGIKLKEKTGVQLLGIDKPASQADSANLFQMLLQLQDSFYFDMQGNITLDTPQAVTALTIIKRLNDAGLVADMAGGWNTMITSIKSGSVAVQSMPTWFGGIIEESAPDQKGKWKVRLPPAVTEGGKVAATVNSTHLAVAGTSKVREAAFAFAEFVLTRPESQVAIYKGKGIAPALMSAYDDPAFHEPSAFFGGQKKGEVFLEALKQPSYVTNYSADYPRALKIVTDAQSRVLLKGADPATVLKEAADLIAQQTGRKVLR; this is encoded by the coding sequence ATGGCCAACCTCCCCCGCCGCCGCTTCCTCCAACTCAGCGCCCTGGCCGCCGGTGGCGCCGCGCTGTCCGCCTGTGGAGGAGAGGGCCCCGCCGCCACGCCCGCCGCCGTCGGTCCCACGGGCGCGGCGGCGAAGGGCGACATCACCGTCTGGAGCTGGCAGGGGCCCGCCGCGATGATGAAGGCGCTCGTCCCCGACTTCCACAAGGCGTTCCCCGGCATCAGGGTCGACGTCCAGGACATCGGCAACCCCGCCATCTGGGACAAGATCACCGCAGGCATGGCGGCCGGAGGCCAGGGGCTCGGCGACGTGCTGCACATCGGCGTCGACTACCTGCCCGCCTACATCGAGAAGTTCCCCGGCGGCCTGGCCGACCTGCGGCCGTTCGGCGCCGACCGGCACCGGGACTCGTTCGCCCCGGGCATGTGGGAGACCGTGAGCCGCGAGGGCAAGGTCTACGCCCTGCCCTGGGAGGCCAATTCGGCCGGCTTCTACTACCGGGCCGACCTGTTCGAGAAGGCGGGCGTGGACGTGGAGGCGCTGCGCACCTGGGACGAGGTCATCGAGGCGGGGATCAAGCTCAAGGAGAAGACCGGCGTCCAGCTCCTCGGCATCGACAAGCCGGCCTCCCAGGCCGACTCCGCCAACCTCTTCCAGATGCTGCTCCAGCTTCAGGACAGCTTCTACTTCGACATGCAGGGCAACATCACGCTGGACACCCCGCAGGCCGTCACCGCACTGACGATCATCAAGCGGCTCAACGACGCCGGACTGGTGGCCGACATGGCCGGCGGCTGGAACACGATGATCACCTCCATCAAGAGCGGGTCGGTCGCGGTGCAGTCCATGCCCACCTGGTTCGGCGGCATCATCGAGGAGTCCGCGCCCGACCAGAAGGGCAAGTGGAAGGTCCGGCTGCCGCCCGCCGTCACCGAGGGCGGCAAGGTCGCCGCCACCGTCAACTCCACGCACCTGGCCGTGGCGGGCACCAGCAAGGTCAGGGAGGCCGCCTTCGCCTTCGCCGAGTTCGTGCTGACCCGGCCGGAGAGCCAGGTCGCCATCTACAAGGGCAAGGGCATCGCCCCCGCCCTGATGTCGGCCTACGACGACCCGGCCTTCCACGAGCCGTCCGCTTTCTTCGGCGGCCAGAAGAAGGGCGAGGTCTTCCTCGAGGCCCTCAAGCAGCCGTCGTACGTGACCAACTACTCCGCCGACTACCCCCGGGCACTCAAGATCGTCACGGACGCCCAGAGCAGGGTGCTGCTCAAGGGCGCCGACCCGGCCACCGTGCTCAAGGAGGCGGCCGACCTGATCGCCCAGCAGACGGGCCGGAAGGTGCTGCGATGA
- a CDS encoding ArsR/SmtB family transcription factor, protein MPVPLYQAKAEFFRMLGHPVRIRVLELLQDGPVPVRDLLAALDVEPPNLSQHLAVLRRSGIVLSTREGSNVIYQLAGGDVADLMRAARRILTAMLDDQSGLLAELRASESGSA, encoded by the coding sequence GTGCCGGTCCCCCTCTACCAGGCCAAGGCCGAGTTCTTCCGGATGCTCGGGCACCCCGTCCGCATCCGGGTCCTGGAGCTGCTCCAGGACGGCCCGGTGCCGGTGCGTGACCTGCTGGCCGCGCTCGACGTCGAGCCGCCCAACCTGTCGCAGCACCTGGCGGTGCTGCGCCGCTCGGGGATCGTGCTGTCCACCCGCGAGGGGTCCAACGTGATCTACCAGCTCGCGGGCGGCGACGTGGCCGACCTGATGCGGGCCGCCCGGCGGATCCTGACGGCGATGCTCGACGACCAGAGCGGCCTGCTGGCGGAGCTGCGGGCCTCCGAGAGCGGATCCGCATGA
- the narI gene encoding respiratory nitrate reductase subunit gamma: protein MNALDLLLWVIAPYVALTVFVLGHLWRYRYDKFGWTTRSSQMYESRLLRIGSPLFHFGILVVILGHVGGLVIPKSWTEAAGVSEEAYHVVAVVLGTIAGVCTLAGLAILIYRRRTVGPVFTATTRNDKLMYAVLALTIVLGLAATVVANIVGGGYDYRTTISPWFRSIFYFSPDPALMAGAPLLFQLHALSALVLFAIWPFTRLVHMLTAPVGYLTRPYVVYRSREDVAGSRPARRGWAG from the coding sequence GTGAACGCACTGGACCTGCTGCTGTGGGTGATCGCCCCGTACGTGGCGCTCACCGTGTTCGTGCTGGGCCACCTGTGGCGCTACCGCTACGACAAGTTCGGCTGGACCACCCGCTCGTCGCAGATGTACGAGTCGCGGCTGTTGCGCATCGGCAGCCCGCTGTTCCACTTCGGCATCCTGGTCGTGATCCTCGGCCACGTCGGCGGGCTGGTGATCCCCAAGTCGTGGACCGAGGCGGCGGGTGTCAGCGAGGAGGCCTACCACGTGGTGGCCGTCGTGCTCGGCACGATCGCGGGCGTGTGCACGCTCGCCGGCCTGGCGATCCTCATCTACCGCCGCCGCACCGTGGGCCCGGTCTTCACCGCGACCACGCGCAACGACAAGCTGATGTACGCCGTGCTCGCCCTGACCATCGTGCTCGGCCTGGCGGCCACCGTCGTCGCCAACATCGTCGGCGGCGGCTACGACTACCGCACCACCATCTCGCCCTGGTTCCGGTCGATCTTCTACTTCAGCCCCGACCCGGCGCTGATGGCGGGGGCGCCGCTGCTGTTCCAGCTGCACGCGCTGAGCGCCCTGGTGCTGTTCGCCATCTGGCCGTTCACCCGGCTGGTGCACATGCTCACCGCGCCGGTCGGCTACCTGACCCGGCCGTACGTCGTCTACCGCAGCCGCGAGGACGTCGCGGGCTCCCGCCCGGCCCGGCGCGGCTGGGCGGGCTGA
- a CDS encoding CBS domain-containing protein — MSVESTGVGALTAQQVMSRIVVAVRPEESPLMAWELMRRAGVHHLPIVDGEHVLGVLSREDLAASWSGGPQQQASRQVRSMLGCEPRPRVGPGDPLVRVAAVMVDAGCDAVPVVSGEGLVGLITAHDVLAAVAGRVRPDDRPGEVVTGMFRLEPVLPTQN; from the coding sequence ATGAGCGTCGAGTCGACGGGCGTCGGAGCGCTGACCGCCCAGCAGGTGATGAGCAGGATCGTCGTCGCGGTCCGGCCGGAGGAGTCACCGCTGATGGCCTGGGAGCTGATGCGCCGAGCGGGGGTGCACCACCTGCCGATCGTGGACGGCGAGCACGTGCTGGGCGTCCTGTCCCGCGAGGACCTGGCCGCGTCCTGGTCCGGCGGCCCGCAACAGCAGGCGTCCCGCCAGGTCCGCTCGATGCTCGGCTGCGAGCCCCGGCCCCGGGTGGGTCCCGGCGACCCGCTGGTCCGCGTCGCGGCCGTCATGGTCGACGCCGGATGTGACGCGGTCCCCGTGGTGTCCGGAGAGGGCCTGGTCGGGCTCATCACCGCCCACGACGTGCTCGCCGCCGTCGCCGGCCGCGTGCGGCCCGACGATCGGCCGGGCGAGGTGGTCACGGGCATGTTCCGCCTGGAGCCTGTCCTGCCCACGCAGAACTGA
- a CDS encoding SulP family inorganic anion transporter produces the protein MSGRTGRAWSSVVSLLPGRADLTAMRRHPRRDLLAGVTVAIVALPLALGFGVSSGMGAAAGLATAVVAGAVAALFGGSNLQVSGPTGAMTVVLVPIVAQYGPGGVLTVGLMAGVILIALALARVGRYMRYVPAPVVEGFTLGIACVIALQQVPSALGVPKPEGDKALAVAWQAVLDFAREPRWAEVALAVAVAAVMLAGARWRPGVPFSIIAVVAATVAAQALPLDAAVIGALPAGLPAPSLAFLDPAALGSLLAPAVAVAALAALESLLSASVADGMTVGERHDPDRELFGQGLANIAAPLFGGVPATAAIARTAVNVRTGAASRLAALTHAAVLAAIVFVAAPLVSRIPLAALAGVLLATAVRMVEVGSLRAIARATRADGLVLALTAVATVALDLVYAVIIGLVIAGALALRAVARQARLDQVDFKPDLPGEHSDEEYELLTEHIVAYRIDGPLFFAAAHRFLLELLEVADVRVVILRMSRVTTVDATGALVLKDAIDRLHRRGILVLASGVRPGQRQVFDSVEALAGLGGEHATTPEAIRHARAHLQHTGILPRHDAQPA, from the coding sequence ATGAGCGGGCGGACGGGCCGGGCGTGGTCCTCGGTGGTCTCCCTGCTGCCCGGGCGGGCCGACCTGACGGCAATGCGCCGCCACCCCCGCCGTGACCTGCTGGCGGGCGTGACGGTCGCGATCGTCGCGCTGCCCCTGGCGCTGGGCTTCGGCGTCTCCTCCGGAATGGGCGCCGCGGCCGGGCTGGCCACGGCGGTCGTGGCGGGGGCCGTCGCGGCGCTGTTCGGCGGGTCCAACCTGCAGGTGTCGGGCCCGACGGGCGCGATGACGGTCGTGCTGGTGCCGATCGTCGCCCAGTACGGCCCGGGGGGCGTGCTGACGGTGGGGCTGATGGCCGGGGTCATCCTGATCGCGCTGGCCCTGGCCAGGGTCGGGCGGTACATGCGCTACGTGCCCGCCCCGGTCGTGGAGGGGTTCACGCTCGGCATCGCCTGCGTCATCGCCCTGCAGCAGGTTCCGTCGGCGCTCGGCGTGCCGAAGCCGGAGGGCGACAAGGCCCTCGCCGTCGCCTGGCAGGCCGTGCTCGACTTCGCCCGCGAGCCGCGCTGGGCCGAGGTGGCGCTGGCGGTGGCCGTCGCCGCCGTGATGCTGGCGGGCGCCCGGTGGCGGCCGGGCGTGCCGTTCTCGATCATCGCCGTGGTGGCCGCGACCGTGGCGGCGCAGGCGCTTCCTCTCGACGCGGCCGTGATCGGCGCCCTGCCCGCCGGGCTGCCCGCGCCGTCCCTCGCCTTCCTCGACCCGGCCGCGCTCGGCTCGCTGCTGGCCCCGGCCGTCGCGGTGGCGGCGCTGGCCGCGCTGGAGTCGCTGCTGTCGGCGTCCGTGGCCGACGGCATGACCGTCGGCGAGCGGCACGACCCCGACCGGGAGCTGTTCGGCCAGGGCCTGGCCAACATCGCCGCGCCGCTGTTCGGCGGCGTGCCCGCGACGGCGGCGATCGCCCGCACGGCCGTGAACGTGCGCACCGGTGCCGCGTCACGGCTGGCCGCGCTCACCCACGCGGCCGTGCTGGCCGCCATCGTGTTCGTCGCGGCGCCGCTGGTCTCCCGCATTCCGCTGGCCGCGCTGGCGGGGGTGCTGCTGGCCACGGCCGTGCGGATGGTGGAGGTGGGCTCGCTGCGCGCGATCGCCCGCGCCACCCGCGCCGACGGCCTGGTGCTGGCACTGACGGCGGTGGCGACCGTGGCGCTCGACCTGGTCTACGCGGTCATCATCGGCCTGGTCATCGCGGGCGCGCTGGCCCTGCGCGCGGTGGCCCGCCAGGCCCGGCTGGACCAGGTGGACTTCAAGCCCGACCTGCCGGGCGAGCACAGCGACGAGGAGTACGAACTGCTCACCGAGCACATCGTGGCCTACCGCATCGACGGGCCGCTGTTCTTCGCCGCCGCGCACCGCTTCCTGCTGGAGCTGCTGGAGGTCGCCGACGTGCGCGTGGTCATCCTGCGCATGTCGCGGGTGACGACGGTCGACGCCACCGGGGCGCTGGTGCTCAAGGACGCGATCGACCGGCTGCACCGGCGCGGCATCCTGGTCCTCGCCTCCGGCGTCCGTCCCGGGCAGCGGCAGGTGTTCGACTCGGTCGAGGCGCTGGCGGGACTGGGCGGCGAGCACGCCACCACGCCGGAGGCGATCCGCCACGCCCGCGCCCACCTGCAGCACACCGGCATCCTGCCGCGCCACGACGCGCAACCGGCCTGA
- a CDS encoding carbohydrate ABC transporter permease translates to MTRRVMLTSSLLVTVTVVLVPFYWLIVASTHRTAEVFADPPPLLPGGHLLDNLASLESTVGFSRVVLNSTLIAVIYTLLAGLVCTMAGYGFAKFTFRGREPLFGLLMLGLVIPSQVTLVPLFKMMLALDWLNTYQAIVLPNLALPFGIFLMRQSISALPDELLSAGRVDGCGELRLFWRVVLPPMRPALAALGIYLFLYQWNDFVWPLIALRTRDAYTIPLAIASLQGSNDTDYGAILAGTAVAAIPMAILFLLLQRHFVSGLLAGAVKE, encoded by the coding sequence ATGACGCGCCGCGTGATGCTGACCTCGTCACTGCTGGTCACGGTCACCGTGGTGCTGGTGCCGTTCTACTGGCTCATCGTCGCGAGCACGCACCGCACGGCCGAGGTGTTCGCCGACCCGCCGCCGCTGCTGCCCGGCGGGCACCTGTTGGACAACCTCGCCAGCCTGGAGTCCACCGTCGGCTTCAGCAGGGTCGTGCTCAACTCCACCCTGATCGCCGTGATCTACACCCTGCTCGCCGGGCTGGTGTGCACCATGGCCGGTTACGGCTTCGCGAAGTTCACCTTCCGCGGCAGGGAGCCGCTGTTCGGGCTGCTGATGCTCGGCCTGGTCATCCCCAGCCAGGTGACGCTGGTGCCGCTGTTCAAGATGATGCTGGCGCTCGACTGGCTCAACACCTATCAGGCGATCGTGCTGCCGAACCTGGCGCTGCCGTTCGGGATCTTCCTGATGCGGCAGTCCATCTCCGCCCTCCCCGACGAGCTGCTGTCGGCCGGGCGCGTGGACGGCTGCGGCGAGCTGCGGCTGTTCTGGCGCGTGGTGCTGCCGCCGATGCGGCCGGCCCTCGCCGCGCTCGGCATCTATCTCTTCCTCTACCAGTGGAACGACTTCGTCTGGCCGCTCATCGCGCTGCGCACGCGCGACGCCTACACGATCCCGCTGGCCATCGCCTCCCTCCAGGGCTCGAACGACACCGACTACGGCGCGATCCTGGCCGGCACCGCCGTCGCCGCGATCCCGATGGCGATCCTGTTCCTCCTTCTGCAACGACACTTCGTCTCCGGACTTCTCGCGGGAGCTGTGAAAGAGTGA
- a CDS encoding glycoside hydrolase family 36 protein: MTTAGLVPAPTEPLLDDVRLAVLTGTPGVSARWERSTQPDGTELVEIHSGGELEIRLSVPLGDAVGFWHPDAGWTRTVVADWAGLAHVSLVSGAVAACLYDSSGASMLAFAALDPVPETTMRYGVSEENKTFVVHLRVTAARSPYRLVFAPASSSVATAMRTLRGALGRMPAGVPEGARVPVYSTWYGFSQAVEASAVEAEAGLAAELGCGAIILDDGWQELGTGRGYHGVGDWRPDPAKFPDFAAHVARVRRTGLAYLVWVAPLLLGPEADCFAELSVHAPVAGVVPGAHALDPRVPEVRRHAVDTCVRLVRDYGLDGLKIDFLETVMAYAGTPSPGDIADVGTAMRVLLTELVMAVEAVRPGALIEFRQPYVGPGMTPFGTMLRANDCPADAVANRVRTIDIGLLAAGGAVHSDMLMWDPAGPVSSAARQLIGALHSVPQISARLGTLSGEHRRMLAFWLERWCELRAVLLDGEVEPGRPDELYPVVRAALGERCVVSVTADRVVPLDARRHAKVTVVNGTASGRLVLDVDGGVLRAVRIFDAGGSRIEQSDRRLGPGLCVLDVPPSGLADLEVAP, encoded by the coding sequence GTGACCACCGCCGGGCTCGTGCCCGCGCCCACCGAGCCGTTGCTCGACGACGTGCGGCTGGCAGTCCTGACCGGCACCCCGGGGGTGAGCGCCCGCTGGGAGCGGTCCACCCAGCCCGACGGCACCGAGCTGGTGGAGATCCACTCCGGGGGGGAGCTGGAGATCCGCCTTTCGGTCCCGCTCGGCGACGCGGTCGGCTTCTGGCACCCCGACGCCGGATGGACGCGCACCGTCGTCGCCGACTGGGCGGGCCTCGCGCACGTGTCGCTGGTGAGCGGTGCGGTGGCCGCCTGCCTGTACGACAGCAGCGGTGCTTCCATGCTGGCCTTCGCCGCGCTGGACCCGGTGCCCGAGACCACGATGCGCTACGGCGTCTCCGAGGAGAACAAGACCTTCGTGGTGCACCTGCGTGTCACCGCGGCGCGCTCGCCGTATCGCCTGGTCTTCGCTCCCGCCTCGTCCAGCGTCGCCACGGCGATGCGGACGCTGCGCGGCGCGCTCGGGCGGATGCCGGCCGGCGTGCCGGAGGGGGCACGCGTGCCGGTCTACTCGACCTGGTACGGCTTCAGCCAGGCGGTCGAGGCGAGCGCCGTGGAGGCCGAGGCGGGGCTCGCGGCGGAGCTCGGGTGCGGGGCGATCATCCTGGACGACGGCTGGCAGGAGCTGGGCACGGGGCGCGGCTACCACGGTGTCGGCGACTGGCGGCCCGACCCCGCCAAGTTCCCCGACTTCGCGGCCCACGTCGCCCGGGTGCGGCGGACGGGGCTGGCGTACCTCGTGTGGGTCGCCCCGCTCCTGCTCGGACCGGAGGCGGACTGCTTCGCGGAGTTGTCGGTCCACGCCCCGGTGGCGGGCGTCGTACCGGGGGCGCACGCCCTCGACCCCCGGGTGCCCGAGGTGCGCAGGCACGCCGTGGACACCTGCGTCCGGCTCGTCCGCGACTACGGGCTCGACGGACTGAAGATCGACTTCCTGGAGACGGTGATGGCCTACGCGGGCACGCCCTCCCCCGGCGACATCGCCGACGTGGGCACGGCCATGCGGGTGCTGCTGACGGAGCTGGTGATGGCGGTCGAGGCGGTCCGGCCCGGCGCGCTGATCGAGTTCCGCCAGCCGTACGTGGGGCCGGGCATGACGCCTTTCGGCACCATGCTGCGGGCCAACGACTGCCCGGCCGACGCCGTGGCCAACCGGGTGCGGACCATCGACATCGGGCTGCTGGCCGCGGGCGGCGCCGTGCACTCCGACATGCTCATGTGGGACCCGGCGGGCCCCGTGAGCAGCGCGGCCCGGCAGCTCATCGGCGCGCTGCACTCCGTGCCCCAGATCTCCGCGCGGCTGGGCACGCTGTCCGGCGAGCACCGGCGGATGCTGGCGTTCTGGCTGGAGCGGTGGTGCGAGCTGCGGGCCGTGCTGCTGGACGGCGAGGTGGAGCCGGGCCGCCCGGACGAGCTCTACCCCGTCGTGCGCGCCGCGCTCGGGGAGCGGTGCGTGGTCAGCGTGACCGCGGACCGCGTGGTCCCGCTCGACGCCCGGCGGCACGCGAAGGTCACCGTCGTCAACGGCACCGCCTCCGGCAGGCTCGTCCTCGACGTCGACGGGGGGGTGCTCCGCGCCGTGCGGATCTTCGACGCCGGCGGCTCTAGGATCGAGCAGTCCGACCGGCGGCTGGGGCCAGGCCTGTGTGTGCTGGACGTTCCGCCCTCCGGCCTGGCCGATCTGGAGGTAGCACCATGA
- a CDS encoding flavodoxin family protein: MYALVVYESMFGNTRQIAEAVAEGLGSAMEVRVVEVGAAPPVVGEDVALLVVGGPTHAFGMSRVSTRQSAARQADGPLVSQGRGLREWLADLRTSSPLLGSAAFDTRVYKPRLPGSAARAVARRLRAAGVRMVVPAQSFYVTGTPGPLVGGEADRARRWGEGLAASYATSSAA, translated from the coding sequence ATGTACGCATTAGTCGTGTACGAGTCCATGTTCGGTAACACGCGGCAGATCGCCGAGGCCGTGGCGGAAGGCCTCGGCTCGGCCATGGAGGTCAGGGTGGTCGAGGTCGGCGCGGCGCCACCGGTGGTGGGCGAGGACGTCGCGCTGCTCGTCGTGGGCGGGCCGACGCACGCGTTCGGCATGAGCCGGGTCTCGACGCGGCAGTCCGCCGCCAGGCAGGCGGACGGGCCCTTGGTCTCACAGGGACGCGGCCTGCGCGAGTGGCTGGCCGACCTGCGGACCTCCTCGCCGCTGCTCGGCTCGGCGGCGTTCGACACGCGGGTGTACAAGCCGCGGCTGCCCGGCTCGGCGGCCCGCGCGGTCGCCCGCCGGCTGCGCGCGGCCGGCGTCCGGATGGTCGTGCCCGCACAGAGCTTCTACGTCACCGGCACGCCGGGACCGCTCGTGGGCGGGGAGGCGGACCGGGCCAGGCGTTGGGGTGAGGGGCTCGCCGCGTCGTACGCCACCTCCTCGGCGGCCTGA
- a CDS encoding LacI family DNA-binding transcriptional regulator translates to MKIGITEVAEMAGVSEATVSRVINRRAGVSARTREAVERAMAELGYERSTRGQIVAVITPWLSNPFFAEVAELIEAALAPHGLKGVVCPALPGGIQEREFVGALAEHGVAAVVFLSASNTVDGADPETYHVLAARRIPFVGVNGGFEGHDAPVLSTDDHLSAELAVDHLWTLGHRRIGLASGPSGNRPADRRVEGFAAALARRGVADADALVVRQRYTVEGGQSATSELLKRGVTAVVAASDFMALGAYRAVAREGLSVPGDVSVVGHDGSMIMEFVDPPLTTVRQPIDRLAKEVARSIVALVSNRDVPRGELLFSPELVVRGSTAPPRGA, encoded by the coding sequence ATGAAGATCGGCATCACCGAGGTGGCGGAGATGGCCGGCGTCAGCGAGGCGACGGTCAGCCGGGTGATCAACCGGCGGGCCGGGGTGTCGGCCAGGACCCGCGAGGCCGTCGAGCGCGCTATGGCCGAGCTGGGCTACGAGCGCTCGACCCGCGGCCAGATCGTCGCGGTGATCACACCATGGCTGTCCAACCCCTTCTTCGCCGAGGTGGCCGAGCTCATCGAGGCTGCGCTCGCCCCCCACGGGCTCAAGGGGGTGGTCTGCCCGGCGCTGCCGGGCGGCATCCAGGAGCGTGAGTTCGTCGGCGCCCTGGCCGAGCACGGGGTGGCCGCGGTGGTGTTCCTGTCGGCCAGCAACACGGTCGACGGGGCCGACCCCGAGACCTACCACGTGCTGGCCGCGCGGCGCATCCCGTTCGTCGGCGTCAACGGCGGGTTCGAGGGGCACGACGCGCCGGTCCTGTCCACCGACGACCACCTCTCGGCGGAGCTGGCCGTCGACCACCTCTGGACGCTCGGACACCGCAGGATCGGCCTGGCGTCGGGGCCGTCGGGCAACCGGCCGGCCGACCGGCGGGTCGAGGGGTTCGCGGCGGCGCTGGCCCGCCGCGGGGTGGCCGATGCCGACGCGCTCGTGGTCAGGCAGCGCTACACCGTCGAGGGCGGCCAGTCGGCCACCTCGGAGCTGCTCAAGCGGGGGGTGACCGCCGTCGTGGCGGCCAGCGACTTCATGGCGCTGGGCGCGTACCGGGCGGTGGCCAGGGAGGGGCTCTCGGTGCCCGGCGACGTCTCGGTCGTGGGGCACGACGGATCGATGATCATGGAGTTCGTCGATCCGCCGTTGACCACCGTGCGCCAGCCGATCGACCGGCTGGCCAAGGAGGTCGCACGCAGCATCGTCGCGCTGGTGAGCAACCGCGACGTGCCACGGGGGGAACTGCTCTTCAGCCCCGAGCTGGTCGTGCGCGGGTCCACCGCGCCGCCGCGCGGGGCCTGA
- a CDS encoding universal stress protein, whose protein sequence is MSGRIVVGVDGSHAATAAVEWAAADARRRGLGLRIVHVCEQWPPTDAASGTASEAAIRAADVGGTEFCAGALETAAEHARDLAPDVEVTTAMLSGGVIDALVRESATADGVVVGSRGLGGFAGMLLGSVGLNLAGHAAGPVVVVRGPSVVQHGQVVVGYDGSEHSTAAMEYAIEQARSRDAQLYVVTAWQMPVFSPYAAAYSDLLQEAYEEEVRMARAWVVPWRERHPDVRIIDEQVSEHPVSALVKASASADLVVVGSRGRGGFAAAMLGSVGHGVLHHVTCPVAVVRPRGDRRQGPPAGGERAPGGSGPDRPPAGGDEETGGRP, encoded by the coding sequence ATGAGCGGACGGATCGTGGTCGGCGTGGACGGGTCGCACGCGGCGACCGCCGCCGTGGAGTGGGCCGCGGCCGACGCGCGGCGCCGCGGGCTGGGCCTGCGGATCGTGCACGTGTGCGAGCAGTGGCCCCCCACCGACGCCGCCTCCGGGACGGCCTCCGAGGCCGCCATCAGGGCCGCCGATGTGGGCGGGACGGAGTTCTGCGCCGGGGCCCTGGAGACGGCGGCGGAGCATGCCCGAGACCTCGCGCCCGACGTCGAGGTGACCACCGCGATGCTGTCCGGCGGCGTCATCGACGCGCTGGTCCGCGAATCGGCGACCGCCGACGGCGTCGTGGTGGGCAGCAGAGGGCTGGGCGGGTTCGCCGGGATGCTGCTCGGGTCCGTGGGGCTCAACCTGGCCGGGCACGCCGCCGGGCCGGTCGTGGTCGTGCGCGGGCCCTCGGTCGTGCAGCACGGCCAGGTCGTCGTCGGCTACGACGGGTCCGAGCACTCCACGGCCGCCATGGAGTACGCCATCGAGCAGGCCCGGTCCCGTGACGCGCAACTGTACGTGGTGACCGCCTGGCAGATGCCGGTGTTCTCGCCGTACGCGGCGGCCTACAGCGACCTGCTGCAGGAGGCGTACGAGGAGGAGGTCCGCATGGCGCGTGCCTGGGTCGTGCCGTGGCGGGAACGCCACCCCGACGTGCGGATCATCGACGAGCAGGTGTCCGAGCACCCGGTGTCGGCGCTGGTCAAGGCGTCGGCGTCGGCGGACCTGGTGGTGGTCGGCTCGCGTGGGCGGGGCGGGTTCGCCGCGGCCATGCTGGGGTCGGTCGGCCACGGGGTGCTGCACCACGTGACCTGCCCGGTCGCGGTGGTGCGCCCCCGCGGCGACCGGCGGCAGGGGCCACCCGCAGGCGGCGAGAGGGCGCCGGGCGGGAGCGGTCCGGACAGGCCGCCCGCCGGCGGCGACGAGGAGACGGGGGGACGGCCATGA